In the genome of Magnolia sinica isolate HGM2019 chromosome 2, MsV1, whole genome shotgun sequence, one region contains:
- the LOC131236936 gene encoding trihelix transcription factor DF1-like isoform X2 produces the protein MSDPPNTSSIVVLDHHHHPLLLSPPPTTTTTTIAPSLPREYRKGNWTLHETLVLITAKKMDEERRSAQSKPSSSSSPSSSATTTSCKTAELRWKWVENYCWSHGCQRSQNQCNDKWDNLLRDYKKVREYEARPPDPKDRPSYWQMEKHERKERNLPSNLLHEVYQALHEVVNRRYSQKIAAPPPPITTAVISRPMPPPSLPPPQPLPPPVPPPPHPISVETTDSSETEGGSDRQDSDTKKRRKVRSLGSSVVRSASVLARALLACEEKKDKRHRDVLELEERKLQMEEHRTEINRQGMAGLITAVNNLSNAIQSLVSDRHDTR, from the exons ATGTCCGATCCTCCAAACACCTCCTCCATAGTCGTCctcgaccaccaccaccaccccctcctcctctctccaccaccaaccaccaccaccaccaccatcgctCCCTCCCTCCCGCGCGAGTACCGAAAGGGGAATTGGACCCTACACGAGACTCTGGTCCTCATCACCGCCAAAAAGATGGACGAAGAGCGTCGCTCCGCCCAATCCAAGCCGTCTTCCTCCTCATCTCCGTCATCCTCCGCCACCACCACCTCCTGCAAGACCGCAGAGCTGCGCTGGAAATGGGTGGAGAACTACTGCTGGAGCCATGGCTGTCAGCGCAGCCAAAACCAGTGCAACGACAAATGGGATAATCTCCTGCGGGACTACAAGAAGGTGAGAGAATACGAAGCGAGACCACCAGATCCCAAAGACCGCCCTTCTTACTGGCAGATGGAGAAGCACGAGCGCAAGGAGCGGAATCTCCCTTCCAATCTCCTCCACGAGGTTTACCAAGCTCTCCATGAGGTCGTCAATCGTAGATATTCACAGAAAATCGCTGCTCCTCCTCCTCCTATAACAACGGCTGTGATTTCACGGCCCATGCCTCCGCCTTCTCTTCCACCACCTCAGCCTCTCCCTCCACCTGTCCCACCGCCTCCTCACCCTATTTCAG TGGAAACGACGGACTCGTCCGAAACAGAAGGTGGCAGCGATAGACAGGACTCCGATACGAAGAAGCGTAGAAAGGTCCGAAGCCTGGGTTCGAGCGTAGTGCGTAGTGCATCGGTCTTGGCTCGTGCGCTCTTAGCTTGTGAGGAGAAGAAAGATAAACGGCATCGAGACGTGCTGGAATTAGAAGAGAGGAAGCTGCAGATGGAAGAGCATCGGACGGAGATAAATCGGCAAGGGATGGCTGGACTCATCACGGCCGTTAATAACCTCTCGAATGCAATCCAGTCACTCGTGTCAGACCGACACGATACGAGATAA
- the LOC131236936 gene encoding uncharacterized protein LOC131236936 isoform X1: MSDPPNTSSIVVLDHHHHPLLLSPPPTTTTTTIAPSLPREYRKGNWTLHETLVLITAKKMDEERRSAQSKPSSSSSPSSSATTTSCKTAELRWKWVENYCWSHGCQRSQNQCNDKWDNLLRDYKKVREYEARPPDPKDRPSYWQMEKHERKERNLPSNLLHEVYQALHEVVNRRYSQKIAAPPPPITTAVISRPMPPPSLPPPQPLPPPVPPPPHPISDFPISGPSKHANLSSDFVVETTDSSETEGGSDRQDSDTKKRRKVRSLGSSVVRSASVLARALLACEEKKDKRHRDVLELEERKLQMEEHRTEINRQGMAGLITAVNNLSNAIQSLVSDRHDTR, translated from the exons ATGTCCGATCCTCCAAACACCTCCTCCATAGTCGTCctcgaccaccaccaccaccccctcctcctctctccaccaccaaccaccaccaccaccaccatcgctCCCTCCCTCCCGCGCGAGTACCGAAAGGGGAATTGGACCCTACACGAGACTCTGGTCCTCATCACCGCCAAAAAGATGGACGAAGAGCGTCGCTCCGCCCAATCCAAGCCGTCTTCCTCCTCATCTCCGTCATCCTCCGCCACCACCACCTCCTGCAAGACCGCAGAGCTGCGCTGGAAATGGGTGGAGAACTACTGCTGGAGCCATGGCTGTCAGCGCAGCCAAAACCAGTGCAACGACAAATGGGATAATCTCCTGCGGGACTACAAGAAGGTGAGAGAATACGAAGCGAGACCACCAGATCCCAAAGACCGCCCTTCTTACTGGCAGATGGAGAAGCACGAGCGCAAGGAGCGGAATCTCCCTTCCAATCTCCTCCACGAGGTTTACCAAGCTCTCCATGAGGTCGTCAATCGTAGATATTCACAGAAAATCGCTGCTCCTCCTCCTCCTATAACAACGGCTGTGATTTCACGGCCCATGCCTCCGCCTTCTCTTCCACCACCTCAGCCTCTCCCTCCACCTGTCCCACCGCCTCCTCACCCTATTTCAG ATTTCCCGATATCGGGTCCATCCAAACACGCCAACCTCTCTTCCGATTTTGTAGTGGAAACGACGGACTCGTCCGAAACAGAAGGTGGCAGCGATAGACAGGACTCCGATACGAAGAAGCGTAGAAAGGTCCGAAGCCTGGGTTCGAGCGTAGTGCGTAGTGCATCGGTCTTGGCTCGTGCGCTCTTAGCTTGTGAGGAGAAGAAAGATAAACGGCATCGAGACGTGCTGGAATTAGAAGAGAGGAAGCTGCAGATGGAAGAGCATCGGACGGAGATAAATCGGCAAGGGATGGCTGGACTCATCACGGCCGTTAATAACCTCTCGAATGCAATCCAGTCACTCGTGTCAGACCGACACGATACGAGATAA